One uncultured Draconibacterium sp. genomic window, ATAGGTTTTATTCAAGAACCGACCAACACCTGAAACATCCACATTGGTGGTGTCAAAAATATTTCCATCAAGCACAGGCACTCCTTCAATATGGATTTCTTTGATAATCCTGTTTTTGAAAAAGGTATAGTAATTGTCGGAGGGATTAAAATCTTCGGGCAGAGTTTCCTGTTTGCTTCGAATTTGTCCCATTAATAAGTTGCCGTATTTGTTGTGCAAACGAATAACCGATTCCCGTTTTTCAGGTTTGCGTTCGTAATACGATGGTTTGCGGACTAAAAAATTCTTGATTAGCTCGTACTCGGTTTCCGAATCGAGCACAATTACAGAATCCTGGATGCCATAATAAATTGTATCGTTTAACAGCAACATCTGGTCGAATTCAATATAAACCGTATCCCGATTTTGCCCGCCGGCAATGGAAACCGCGAACAGTAAAAATACCATCAGTGGTATTCGACAGAAAATCGTGTTTTGTAAAAGTTTATTAGGAATCAACTTTATAATTGTATGATTATGTATAAAGAATCAAAGATAAAACAGTCTTCCTAAGAACAGAGAAAAAGTGGTCTCAAATTTACAGTTTCGTTTATTCAAACTCCATATTTTCTGACTATGTAAAAGTGCAATGAATTTTTATCGTTCGAACTTACTCAAAGACATAATTCGATTAAATACTTTGCTTCCATATTCAACCACGAATAAAGTACTTGCTGCTGGGAAAATACCATCAGGTAAGTTTAAGATGCTTCGGTAAAATTAAAATAAACTCCCTGCGAATCGCGCCCCAAGCCAAAATCAATACACACATTCATGCGGGGTTGCAATTCGAGGCGGTAACCAATTCCTCCATTTGGAACCCATTTAGTAAGACTAACTACATCAGAAGCAATACTTCCAGTACCAAGCCACATTACCATTCCGTTTTTACTTAAAGCACCTGTTTTTTTTCTGAATGTGTACCGCCATTCACCCAATAAAAAAGCAGTGGTATTATCGCGGTACTGCCCCAGCAAATAACCCCGCAGGTTTTTCCCTCCCGAAAAATCGGACAGTTCAGTAATAGGTACATCACCGTACGTGGTGCGCGAATAAAAGCGGAAAGCCAGCACGTTACCCGGCCGGATGATTGTGTTGTAATATCGGGCATCGAATTCATATACCTGAAAATCATATTTACTGCCTATACAGTTGTCGTAAAACAAGGCCGACAAATTTAAATACATACCTTCCCAGGCATTCACAACCATGTCGCGGGTATCGTATGCGAATTGTCCTCCCATACCATTTAAAAAATAACGATCGGCAAACTGCGCCCGATATGGATCGTTCTCAACCGGCAAAGCAAAGTTTTTTGTAGTCACATAAGCGGGGCTGAACCTCAAGCCCACATAAAATGAAGGTTTTAGTTTGTAGATAAAATCAATTTCTACATTCGAATTGGTTTCGTGATACAAAGTGGTGGTATCCGATTTTTGGGTAGCATCAATCTGCTCAAAGCCTTTGCCGTAATAATTATTATCCTTATCCCGAATGCTGAGATTCATATTAAACCGGAATTTATCTTCCAGCCAAAAGGTCTTTAAAAAAGTACTGATCCCAAAATTGCCTTTTGAGCTGTAAAAAATAGTAGCCGGTAAAGTAGAGCGTTGCGAAACTGTATCGTTTTTATTTACACGGAAAGAATACAGCATTCCTCCGGAAATTAGCAATCCCGCATCGGCAGTGTATGCAGGTGCTACAATTGGCGATAGCCACGGACGACCTTCATTAAACGCCTGTTTTTTCAATGAGTCGTTTTTTGCCATCAGCCCTTTTAGTTTTCCCTGAGCAAAACCTTCAATCAATGAAAAAAGAAGAGCAAACAATAACAAAAATATCTTTCTCTCCATTAACCTTATTGTTTTTTAAAGTTTACTATCAAATATATAACTAAACAATATAAAGAATCACAGGAGTTTATCCAAAGGAATTTCCGCTATGTTGTTTTTTAATAAAGATTCATGCCCTGCTCCGTGAAGTCATATAAAACTTTTTATCACTCATTACTGTATAAAAAGAAAAAAACAAGCTTTGAAACTCAAAAAAGAATTAGGATTATTTGATGTATTCGCGATTAGCACCGGAGCAATGTTTAGCTCGGGATTCTTTCTTTTGCCCGGCCTGGCGTCGCAACATTCGGGACCATCCGTAATTTTGGCTTATTTCCTTGCCGGAGTTTTAATAATGCCTGCCATGTTTAGCATTGCCGAAATTTCGACAGCATTGCCCCGGGCCGGTGGTACCTATTTTTTTCTCGACCGCAGTTTGGGACCGATGATGGGAACCATTGGCGGCATTGGTAAATATTTCGCTCTCTCACTTAAAACAGCATTTGCATTGGTTGGAATAGGAG contains:
- a CDS encoding BamA/TamA family outer membrane protein, with protein sequence MERKIFLLLFALLFSLIEGFAQGKLKGLMAKNDSLKKQAFNEGRPWLSPIVAPAYTADAGLLISGGMLYSFRVNKNDTVSQRSTLPATIFYSSKGNFGISTFLKTFWLEDKFRFNMNLSIRDKDNNYYGKGFEQIDATQKSDTTTLYHETNSNVEIDFIYKLKPSFYVGLRFSPAYVTTKNFALPVENDPYRAQFADRYFLNGMGGQFAYDTRDMVVNAWEGMYLNLSALFYDNCIGSKYDFQVYEFDARYYNTIIRPGNVLAFRFYSRTTYGDVPITELSDFSGGKNLRGYLLGQYRDNTTAFLLGEWRYTFRKKTGALSKNGMVMWLGTGSIASDVVSLTKWVPNGGIGYRLELQPRMNVCIDFGLGRDSQGVYFNFTEAS